Proteins encoded by one window of Kwoniella dejecticola CBS 10117 chromosome 7, complete sequence:
- a CDS encoding 60S ribosomal uL1 domain-containing protein, with protein sequence MSKLQASSVRGSIKTLLAQSSLEHHKEAGGKKRNFVETIELQIGLKNYDPQRDKRFSGTVKLPHVPRPRMQLCILADAADVDRAKQLDEELPFMTVEDLKKLNKNKKLVKKLAQKYDAFLASEALIKQIPRLLGPGLSKAGKFPTPVSHSEDLQRKVTEVRSTIKFQLKKVLCLGVAVGHVDMEEDQIMQNTMLAINFLISLLKKQWQNIQSLTIKSTMGKPQRLF encoded by the exons ATGTCCAAACTTCAGGCATCAAGCGTGCGAGGGTCTATCAAAACCCTTCTTGCCCAGTCTTCCCTTGAACACCACAAGGAAGCCGGTGGTAAGAAGAGAAACTTCGTCGAGACCATCGAACTCCAAATCGGTCTTAAGAACTACGATCCTCAACGAGACAAGCGATTC TCCGGTACCGTCAAGCTCCCCCACGTACCCCGACCTCGAATGCAGCTCTGTATCCTTGCCGATGCTGCCGATGTCGACCGAGCCAAGCAACTTGACGAGGAGCTCCCCTTCATGACCGTTGAGGAtctcaagaagctcaacaagaacaagaagctcGTCAAGAAGCTCGCCCAAAAGTACGATGCCTTCTTGGCCTCcgaagctttgatcaagcAAATTCCTAGACTCTTGGGTCCAGGTCTTTCCAAGGCCGGTAAATTCCCTACCCCCGTCTCTCACTCCGAAGACCTCCAAAGAAAGGTCACCGAGGTCCGATCCACCATCAAGTTCCAACTTAAGAAGGTGCTCTGTCTCGGTGTTGCCGTCGGACACGTCGACATGGAGGAGGACCAAATCATGCAAAACACCATGTTGGCCAtcaacttcttgatctccctcCTTaagaagcag TGGCAAAACATCCAATCTCTTACCATCAAGTCCACCATGGGTAAACCTCAAAGACTCTTCTAA